CGATCGCTGATCCATCCCCTTCTTGGTAAAGATCAGTAAGATGCCCAAGGCGCGCTGCGTTGTGGGGGTCATTGATGTATGGCCCCCAACCGGTGCATTCTGGTCGTGCCCATGGGAGGCGGAAATGGGTTATCCAATAGTGGACAGACGGACCTGCCAGGCACTTCCCTTTCGAAAGCGGACCTGACAAGCACGTCCCTCCGAGGTTCTTCCGGAGGGGCACGTTTATCGTGCCCGCAGAACGGCTGTGGATTATCCGTGATAGGAAAGCGGACCCGACAAGCAGGTCCCTCCAATTATGCGGATCCCCATTGTGTGGTTTGGAGCGTCGGGCTCCACTCCGACCGGTCATTGTCGTACCATCCGGGTTGAGGGCAAGGTGGTGAAGGCTAAAGCCTTCACCGAAAAGCGGCGATGAATCGCCGCACTCCATGGAGTGCGGGGCTTTAGCCCCGCTCTCGGCGCGGGACTTCAGTCCCCGGCGAGAAGCCATTGACGATTGAACGTCAAACAACGGACGGAAGTGTTGTAGGGGCAATTCATGAATTGCCCCTACCGTTCAACCCGCGGAATGCGGACGTGATAAGCACCTACGTCTGAAACAAGCGGACCTGACAAGCAGGTCCCTCCCCAGTCCCAACACACGGACGTGACAAGCACGTCCCTCCGAGGTTCTTCCGGAGGGGCACGTTTATCGTGCCCGCAGAACGGCTGTGGATTATCCGTGATAGGAAAGCGGACGTGACAAGCACGTCCCTCCGGAGCAGGCCCTTTCCGTGCGCGAACGCCCTTACACATAGGACGTCACAAGGATTGGTAGGGGCAATTCATGAATTGCCCCTATCGTTCAACCCGCGGAATGCGGACGTGATAAGCACCTACGTCTCAAACCTGACAAGCAGGTCCCTCCCCAGTCCCAACACACGGACGTGACAAGCACGTCCCTCCGAGGTTCTTCCGGAGGGGCACGCTTATCGTGCCCGGGGGAAATTTCCAGAATCTTGGGACGGAACTCACGACTGTCAACGAACCGTCGCAACCGGCAACGGCTCGTCTCGTTCGGCCGGTCAATTTTCCCAGGTTCAGGTCCGACAACTCCTGGAGCGCAGGACGGTCCTTTGCTTAGAGCCTATCCGAAAACGTCAAGTTTGGCTTGAATTCCGCGGCGCCGTTTGGTTTTCGGATAGGGTCTTAGTTCTATCGTTAGTAGGTCCGATAGAAGACAGTCATCTATGATATACGATTAGAGCGAGTGCGAGGCAACGGTTCGACTAGAAGGCTCCCTCACGCACCTGGTCCTTTGTCAATCCCCGTCGCAGTCTGATAACTATCTCTGGCGTGACAGGACAGTTTTCGGGCAAAGGGACATCTTTTTTCTCCTTGCCGAGAGTCAGAACACTTTTCAACCCCTGCAAGGTGGAAGAACCTTCGACCGCATTGAGGGTTTCGTCATAGTAATCGAACCAAGGCAGACCGGCGTCGGTGTACTCCTTTGCGGTCGGAGGGACGGTCGGCGGCGCCTCTCCCGTTATCGACCGCCAGACAAGCGAGTTGGCAATGTGAACAAAACACCGACTAAAGTGTTCCTGGTCCCAATCATCCAACTCGTAGGGATCTTCATAGATCATCTGACGCATGCGGCCACCGGGCGCCAAGCCCATGGCAGGGCCGCACAAGACCTCTTCTTGTAAAGCAACCGTAGGGAACGAACACCTATCATCTTCGCGAGAAGCTGGGAAGTAACGTTCGAACGCCTTTCGCTTCATCGGATAAGCAATGATCTGAATTCCACCGTGTTCTGCTTCGCCGGTGATCTGTTCCTCAGCGGAATAGCCTGCGCCCAAGGGCATGGCCACAAACTGTCGGATCACGCCTTTCTCAACACAGTAACCGTCCAACCACGGCTGCTCGGGAATGACCATATAGTCTTGCGGGTCGTTGTGGAGAGCGCGAGTCCACGGTTCCCCCGTGACCACGTTGATCTTGCCTGTTGCCACCTTCACGGCGAAGGGATATTGTGCAGAGTGGCCCTTTATCCAATCCGATTCAAAATCGATCCACATCGCTTCCGACTGGTACATCGGAAACATGACCCCTCCGTGTTCGAGCCAGCGACGTGGCACACGGTCCGCAAAATCATCGACGTGCCGAAGCGGGAACCGGCCCAGTCCCGGCGGCAAGGGATAATCATTGTTATCGTCCGGGATGCGTAATGTTCGCTGAAAGCTTATGCGTAACCTGGCCTTTTCATGCACCTCTGGAAATCGAAACACAAGCTCGTCCCCTTTCAGCTCGATCATGGCTTTTCTCCTCACTCAGGGTGATACAGAATCGACACGAGGTAACAGCGTACGTTCGTTACCAATGACCATCCCGAACCTCCCGGACGATTCGCAAGACAGCGTGGTCCGGCAAATCCTTCAGTTGGCGAATCAGTTCCGCAAACAGTTGCGGACGTTTGCGAATGACCTCGGCCAAGTCACTGGAGACCTTTCCCGCAAGCGCCAGCAAAACATCGGAATCTTCCCCGAGGACGCGTGCCAGCGCCACGATCGTTTTCTCGGAAGGGGGCGGTTGTTCGCCCCGCTCGATCTTACTCAAGTAGGACGGCTCAATGCCGACCTGTGCCGCCACTCGCCGGATCGAGTAGGCGGGATCGTTTTTTCGCAGGGCTTCGCGTCGTTGTCGAAGATAATCACCGAATGTGCTCATGATGCTGTGTAGTATATACTACTCACTCCACGCCGTCAAGCCGCCTGGCTTTCCGTCCATCCCCACCCGTGCAGGAATCATGAGATGTCACAGGCACAACGTGCTAAAGGGGCCATTGATGAATTGCCTCGACAACACATGGAACATGGCCAAATGGATCGGATCCCGTTAGGGGCAATTCATGAATTACCCCTACCGTTCAACCCGCGGAATTCGGACGTGATAACCACCTACGTCTGAAACAAGCGGACCTGACAAGCAGGTCCCTCCGAGGTTCTTCCGGAGGGGCACGCTTGTCGTGCCCGGTGAAAGCGAATGGATGATCGAACGTGCGCGAGCGGACGCGACGAGCGGGGCCCTCCGGAAGATGAACCTGACAACGCATGAATGGACGCCCTGGAACGTGTCCTTCCATTGGATGGATTAGAGGCTCCGGTTCCGCCCCGACCGCTACCCCGTTTCGATCCGGATCGACGCCAAGGTTGTGAAGGCTAAAGCCTTCACCGAAAAGCGGCGATGAATCGCCGCACTCCATGGAGTGCGGGGCTTTAGCCCCGCTTTCATCGCGGGACTTCAGTCCCCGCCGAGAAGCCATTGACGATTGAACGTCAAACAACGGACGGAAGTGTTGTAGGGGCAATTCATGAATTGCCCCTACCGTTCAACCCGCGGAATGCGGACGTGATAAGCACCCATGTCTCAAACAAGCGGACCTGACAAGCAGGTTCCTCCAAACAATGATTCGGAGGGGCACGCTTGTCGTGCCCGCCGAACGGCTATGGATTATCCGTGATTGGAAAGCGGACCCGACAAGCGGGTCCCTCCAATTATGCGGATCCCCATTGTGTGGTTTGGGGCGTCGGGCTCCACTCCGACCGGTCATCGTCGTGCCATCCGGGCCGACGGCAAGGTGGTGAAGGCTAAAGCCTTCACCAAAAAGCGGCGATGAATCGCCGCACTCCATGGAGTGCGGGGCTTTAGCCCCGCTTTCATCGCGGGACTTCAGTCCCCGCTGAAAGTCAATGGGTGATCGAACGTTGATAAGCGGACCTGACAAGCAGGTCCCTCCGAATAATGGACCTGTGCGGCAGGTCGATCGGAAATGGAGGGGCACGCTTGTCGTGCCCGCCGAAAGGCAAGGCATCGTCTATCATTAAACTGCGGACGTGACAAGCACGTCCCTCCGGAGCAGGCCCTTTCCGCGCGCGAACGCCCTTACATATAGGACGTCACAAGGGTTGGTAGGGGCAATTCATGAATTGGCCCTACAACACATTGCATCCGTGCCATCTCAGTGGTTTTTGAAAAACCGCGGGTGGATCAAAGCGGCTGGTCCTTGAGGGGATTTGGCTTTCCCATTAGCATGAAGATTTTCTCTCTCTGCGCTGGCTAATGGAATTAAGATTTTTCGGCAAGAATTGCTCTGCGGAAGAAAAGGACGGAGGCATCGGGAATGGAACGCACCCTTGTGTTGCTCAAGCCAGACTGTGTGCAGCGCCGACTGATGGGGCGGATCATCAGCCGGTTTGAAGACAAAGGCCTGAACATCATCGCGATGAAGATGATCCGCGTTACCCAGGAGCTTGCGCGAAAGCACTACGCAGAGCATGTCCAAAAGGCTTGGTATCCGTCGCTGGAGGAATTCATCACGTCTGGACCTGTGGTGGCGATGGTGGTGGAAGGGCCGGAGGCGATTCGTGTGGTGCGGGACATGGTGGGTGCCACCAACGGCCTCAACGCCACGCCCGGCACCATCCGCGGTGATTTCGGCTGCTCCCGGCAGATGAATCTCGTCCACGCCTCGGACGGACCGGAGTCCGCGGCACGCGAGCTGGCTATCTTCTTCCGGGAAGAAGAACTCTGTCCGTATACCCCCACGATCCAAAGCTGGTTGCGGGCGAAGGACGAGTGAAGTTAACATGGAAGGCTATCAACCCGTTGTCCACGGGCATGTGCTGAAGCTTCCGGAATTCCCCAGGGCGTCCTTCAATCAGCGAGCGGGTTCATGGTAGGTCGGTGCTCGTTTTCCCCGGTGTTGTGCCGGTTTCGGCGTTCGATTCCCACGGCAATCGGGGGGTTGCCGTGGTTTGCCTGTTTAATGCCGGTGGTTTTCGCCAGCCCTCTTTGGGCGGATAACTGGCCGGCTTGGCGGGGGCCTGAAGGAACGGGTGTCTGTCGCGAGACAGGTCTGCCACTGAGGTGGTCGGAAGAGACGGGCGAAGGGATCATCTGGAAAACGGAGATTCCGGAATGGGGGAATTCCACCCCTGTTATCTGGGGTGACGCGATTTTCCTCACCACCCAGGCTGACGATCGTCTGCTTGTCCTGCGCGTGGACAAAGCAACCGGGCGGATCGTATGGACCCGGCAGGTGGGAACCGCCGATACGCCAAGAGATGCCCCGCGAGGTTACCAGAAGTTCCATAACCTCAATAACAACGCGAGTCCTTCGGTGGTGACGGATGGCGAGCATGTGGTGGCTCATTTCGGGAACGGAGACCTGGCCGTCTTCAACTTTGCCGGGGAATTGCTCTGGCGGAGAAACCTGCAAAAAGATTACGGGCGATATACGATCTGGTGGGGACATGCGAACAGTCCGGTCATTGTGGATGGCTTGGTCATTTCGGTCTGCATGCAGGACTCGCTTGCCGATCTGCAGGAGAAGCCGCACCCAAGTTATGTTGTGGCACACGATTTAAAATCTGGCTGGGAAGTTTGGTACACGCCGCGAATGACCGGGGCAGAAAAGGAGAGTTGCGATGCCTACACGACGCCGCTTGTGCGCCGGGTAGGGGATCGTGCGGAGATTCTTGTGATGGGGGCGGAGTGGCTTGACTGCTACGATGCGCGAACCGGTCAGCGCCTGTGGTATTTGCCAGGCCTGAAAGGAAACCGGACAATCACCGGGCCGACGATCTCCGGAGATATTGTTTTTGCGACAATAGGCATGCGCGGGGCGACCTTTGCCGCCCGCATCGGTGGTACTGGAGAACTGCCCGCTGATCGCATCCTCTGGCGTTATGAGGGGAACAATCCCGATTCGCCAAGTCCCGTGTACTACCAGGGACTGCTCTACCTTGCAGCGGATAACGGAGTCGTCCAATGCCTTGATGCGAAAACGGGGGAGTTGAAGTGGCGCGAGCGCATCGGCCGCGACATCAAGGCGTCCCCAATTGCCGCGGAGGGCAGGATCTACTTTTTGGATACGGCTGGTCAGTGCACGGTGGTGCGAGCGGGGGAAAAATACGAGGTTCTGGCCGTCAACCGAGTCAACGATCGCACCATCGCGTCGCCCGCCGTGTCCGACGGACAAATCTTCCTTCGGGGGCGAAAATACCTTTATTGTCTTGGCGCAAAAGTCGGCAGTGATCGGCCATAAAGCGGAAAAATCAAAACTTATCTAGGAGTGATTGTATTTGTTCCCGAACCTGCGCGGTTATGTAACGCTCTATTATCTTCTGGCCAGGCGCGCCATAAGCGTGGCGGGGCGGGAATTTCGGCTTCCGATGAGATCAGCCCAATTAGAATAGACCATAACGCAGGTAATCGCCCCGGGGAAGCTGTGGACGATAGTCCTCCTGACGGCGCTGTCTTTTCCCGCCTGAGAAAGCCTTTAAGTGGGCCAGTCGCCACGTTTAACTTGGAAAGCTGCAGCTTTCCGCGTAGAATGCGGGGATGGGATCTTTCGGAGCACAGTGTTGAAGCAGGATTTAAGGCCAATGAGTCAGTCATTCAATCGCTTGCACCCCAAACCTTACGGACTCTATGATCCTCAGTATGAGCATGACGCTTGCGGTATTGGGGCTGTGGTGAATATTTCGGGCCGGCGGGATCATCAGATTATCGAGTACGGTAAGCAGATTCTGCTTAATTTGATGCACCGCGGGGCGTCCGTGGCCGACGAAGTGACCGGCGACGGTGCAGGCATTTTGTTTCAGATTCCACACGAATTTTTCGAAGAGGAACTCGCTCGGGAGGACGTTGCTCTTCCCCCTCCCAAGCGTTATGGGGTGGCGATGGTCTTCTTCCCGCGGGAGGATGAGATTCGCATCCGCTGCGAAGCGATTTTGGAGGCGGAGATCGCCCGGGCGGGCCTGAAACTTCTCGGCCGTCGGGAGGTTCCCAGCGATAATAGCTGCCTTGGGGAAATTGCCCGGGCTTGTGAACCACGGATTTTTCAGTTCTTTATTGATGGCCTGGGACTTGCCGAAGAGGACCTCGAACGGCGGCTGTTTGTCACGCGGAAGAAGCTGGAGCATCGTGTTCGTCGCGAGCTTGGCGATGCGGCGGTCGATTTTTATATCCCCTCGATGTCGTGCTACACGATCGTATACAAGGGGATGTTTCTGGCGCCGCAACTGGCGGCCTACTATCCGGACCTTTCTGATCCCCGCGTGGTTTCCGCACTGGCCATCGTCCATCAGCGCTACAGCACCAACACCTTCCCAAGCTGGAAACTGGCGCAGCCGTTCCGCATGATTGCCCACAACGGGGAGATCAATACGCTACGGGGCAATATCAATCATTTGGCGGCTTACGAGAAACGGATGTCATCGCCGCTTTTCGGGGACGATATCAAGGAAATCTGCCCGATCATCGAGCCGGGGGTGAGCGACTCCGCGGCGTTCGACAACTGCATGGAGTTGCTCGTGCGTGGTGGTCGGTCGGCGCCCCACGCCCTCATGATGATGATTCCGGAAGCCTTCGGGCCGAAGTATCACATCAGCACCGACAAACGTGCCTTCTACGAGTATCACGCGGCGATCATGGAACCGTGGGACGGTCCGGCGGCGATCGTGTTCACGGACGGTCGACTCGTCGGGGGCACGCTCGACCGTAACGGTTTGCGCCCCTGCCGCTACCTCGTCACCGACGACGGACTCGTTATCCTGGCAAGCGAGACTGGCGTGGTCGAGTTTCCGCCGGAAAAAATCCGCCAGAAAGGGCGTCTTCAGCCCGGCAGGATGTTTCTCGTGGACACCGTGGAACAGCGGATTATCTCCGACAACGAAGTCAAGGGGAAGCTCAGCCGCCAGCGGCCGTACCGGCGATGGCTGGAACAGAATCGCATCGAGCTGCGGGGGCTCTTCCTGCCTTCCACGAATACCGACAGTGATCCGAAAACACTTTTTGAGCGATTGCGGGCCTTTGGCTACACCGGTGAGGATCTGACGATGATTCTCGCTCCGATGGCCCGTGATGGCCAGGAGCCGGTCGGATCGATGGGCAATGACGCGGCGCTGCCTGTGCTCTCCGACAAGCCCAAGCTGTTGTTCAACTACTTCAAGCAACTGTTTGCACAGGTGACCAATCCTCCCATCGACCCGCTGCGGGAAGGATTGGTTATGTCTTTGATGACGTTCACGGGCAAGCACGGGAACCTGCTGGATGAACAACCGGAACATTGCCGCCAGTTGAAGCTCCCGCATCCGATTTTGACCAACGACGACATGCGGCGGCTCAGGGAGGCGAACCATCCGCACCTGAAGGTGGCGACGCTGAGCATGCTCTTTCCGGCACACGTGGATGACCCTGAGCGCGCATTGCGGGAGGCAGTGGAGAACCTGGTTGCGTCGGCCGAAAAGGCCATCCACGAGGGGGCCTCGCTGCTCATCCTCAGTGATCGCGGAGTGAATGGGGCCTGGGCAGCCATCCCCAGCCTCCTTGCCACAGCGGCGGTTCACCATGGGCT
This is a stretch of genomic DNA from Thermogutta terrifontis. It encodes these proteins:
- a CDS encoding helix-turn-helix domain-containing protein; translation: MSTFGDYLRQRREALRKNDPAYSIRRVAAQVGIEPSYLSKIERGEQPPPSEKTIVALARVLGEDSDVLLALAGKVSSDLAEVIRKRPQLFAELIRQLKDLPDHAVLRIVREVRDGHW
- the ndk gene encoding nucleoside-diphosphate kinase; the encoded protein is MERTLVLLKPDCVQRRLMGRIISRFEDKGLNIIAMKMIRVTQELARKHYAEHVQKAWYPSLEEFITSGPVVAMVVEGPEAIRVVRDMVGATNGLNATPGTIRGDFGCSRQMNLVHASDGPESAARELAIFFREEELCPYTPTIQSWLRAKDE
- a CDS encoding PQQ-binding-like beta-propeller repeat protein, with the protein product MVGRCSFSPVLCRFRRSIPTAIGGLPWFACLMPVVFASPLWADNWPAWRGPEGTGVCRETGLPLRWSEETGEGIIWKTEIPEWGNSTPVIWGDAIFLTTQADDRLLVLRVDKATGRIVWTRQVGTADTPRDAPRGYQKFHNLNNNASPSVVTDGEHVVAHFGNGDLAVFNFAGELLWRRNLQKDYGRYTIWWGHANSPVIVDGLVISVCMQDSLADLQEKPHPSYVVAHDLKSGWEVWYTPRMTGAEKESCDAYTTPLVRRVGDRAEILVMGAEWLDCYDARTGQRLWYLPGLKGNRTITGPTISGDIVFATIGMRGATFAARIGGTGELPADRILWRYEGNNPDSPSPVYYQGLLYLAADNGVVQCLDAKTGELKWRERIGRDIKASPIAAEGRIYFLDTAGQCTVVRAGEKYEVLAVNRVNDRTIASPAVSDGQIFLRGRKYLYCLGAKVGSDRP